In Corallococcus caeni, the following are encoded in one genomic region:
- a CDS encoding amidohydrolase family protein: MNRLFSSLCFALLVPGLLLAAQPLPKPASAPAPAPQGQGEAPPKEPPPPPAPRETAREAARASEGDGGTLAPVAAADQPDAKKDDWKVDAPPGVASTQVPIDVREGTWMNVDVSPRGDELLFDLLGDIYALPIAGGEARALTSGAAWDMQPRYSPDGKSIAFTSDRGGGDNVWVMDRDGGNPRAVTQEKFRLLNSPAWSPDGQFLVARKHFTGRRSLGAGEVWMFHRAGGEGVKLTERANDQKDLGEPAFSPDGRYVYFSQDVTPGKSFEYDKDPNKELYAIQRLDLETKEVEPFVTGPGGSIRPTPSPDGKQLAFVRRVRGKSVLYVADVKSGAERPLYDGLDRDMQETWAIHGVSPVMAWTPDNKSLVFWAGGTLHRIAVATKQVTPIPFHVKGTRTVFAAVKGTRPVAPDRFDVKMLRWVQVSPDGKRLVYQALGKLYVKDLPSGTPRRLTRQNEHLEFYPSFSRDGRSIVYTTWDDDALGAVRVVSATGGEGRVVTAQPGFYVEPALSPDGKWVVYRTTGDGYLMPGTWSRETGLFVVPSTGGVAARKLTRDGEQPHFGAKSDRVYFLHVESKDVEDVRTLKSIGLDGGEPRTHLTSGGALEMRVSPDDRWVAFREDFNAYVTPFVRGAKEARVGPGSKAMPVTQLSRDAGEYLHWSSPGGRLSLHWALGPKLYTRALKDAFTFVEGAPKTLPPPEADGVDVAFSAKSDVPEGTLALVGGRLVTMKGEQVVEEGVVVVKGNRIVALGPVGKVDVPASAKIVDVKGKTLMPGLVDVHWHGAMGVDGLMPEQSWVQAASLAFGVTTLHDPSNHSETIFAASELGKAGMLTSPRIFSTGTILYGAASADAHVEIDTLDDARRHLRRMKALGAFSVKSYNQPRRDQRQKVLQAARELDMLVVPEGGSLLQHNLTMVVDGHTGLEHSLPVARIYDDVRQLWKGTKVDYTPTLGVAYGGLMGENYWYQKTNVWEDTRLLSFVPRRVVDGRSRRRVMIPDEEFNHQNVARVARELNDLGVSVQLGAHGQREGLAAHWELAMFVQGGMSPMQALRAGTLNGARHLGMDKDLGSLEVGKLADLVVLDRNPLEDISNSRTVRYTMVNGRLYDANTLNEVGTRQRTRAKFYFEKDGNEGWSPRASTHANEQVCD; this comes from the coding sequence GTGAACCGACTCTTCTCCTCCCTCTGCTTCGCGCTGCTCGTCCCAGGCCTGCTCCTGGCGGCGCAGCCCCTGCCCAAGCCCGCGAGCGCGCCCGCTCCCGCCCCCCAGGGGCAGGGCGAAGCGCCCCCGAAGGAACCGCCCCCGCCGCCCGCGCCCAGGGAGACCGCGCGCGAGGCCGCCCGGGCGAGCGAGGGTGACGGCGGCACCCTGGCCCCCGTCGCCGCGGCGGACCAGCCGGACGCGAAGAAGGATGACTGGAAGGTGGACGCGCCCCCGGGCGTGGCCAGCACGCAGGTGCCCATCGACGTGCGCGAGGGCACGTGGATGAACGTGGACGTGAGCCCGCGCGGGGACGAGCTCCTCTTCGACCTGCTGGGGGACATCTACGCGCTGCCCATCGCGGGCGGCGAGGCGCGCGCGCTGACGTCCGGCGCGGCGTGGGACATGCAGCCGCGCTACAGCCCGGACGGGAAGTCCATCGCGTTCACCAGCGACCGGGGCGGCGGGGACAACGTCTGGGTGATGGACCGCGACGGCGGCAATCCCCGCGCGGTGACGCAGGAGAAGTTCCGGCTGCTCAACAGCCCCGCGTGGAGCCCGGACGGCCAGTTCCTGGTGGCGCGCAAGCACTTCACCGGCCGGCGCTCGCTGGGCGCGGGCGAGGTGTGGATGTTCCACCGCGCGGGCGGCGAGGGCGTGAAGCTCACCGAGCGCGCCAACGACCAGAAGGACCTGGGCGAGCCCGCGTTCTCCCCCGACGGCCGCTACGTCTACTTCAGCCAGGACGTCACGCCCGGGAAGTCCTTCGAGTACGACAAGGACCCCAACAAGGAGCTCTACGCCATCCAGCGGCTGGACCTGGAGACGAAGGAGGTGGAGCCCTTCGTCACCGGCCCCGGGGGTTCCATCCGGCCCACGCCGTCACCGGACGGCAAGCAGCTGGCGTTCGTGCGGCGCGTGCGCGGCAAGAGCGTGCTGTACGTGGCGGACGTGAAGTCCGGGGCGGAGCGGCCGCTGTATGACGGGCTCGACCGGGACATGCAGGAGACGTGGGCCATCCACGGCGTGTCGCCGGTGATGGCGTGGACGCCGGACAACAAGTCCCTGGTGTTCTGGGCGGGCGGGACGCTGCACCGCATCGCCGTGGCGACGAAGCAGGTGACGCCCATTCCCTTCCACGTGAAGGGCACGCGCACGGTGTTCGCGGCGGTGAAGGGCACCCGGCCGGTGGCGCCGGACCGCTTCGACGTGAAGATGCTGCGCTGGGTGCAGGTGTCACCGGATGGCAAGAGGCTGGTGTACCAGGCGCTGGGCAAGCTCTACGTGAAGGACCTGCCGTCGGGGACGCCGCGCCGGCTGACGCGGCAGAACGAGCACCTGGAGTTCTACCCGTCGTTCTCCCGGGACGGGCGCTCCATCGTCTACACGACGTGGGACGACGACGCGCTGGGCGCGGTGCGCGTGGTGTCCGCGACGGGCGGCGAGGGCCGCGTGGTGACGGCGCAGCCGGGCTTCTACGTGGAGCCCGCGCTCAGCCCCGACGGCAAGTGGGTGGTGTACCGGACGACGGGCGACGGCTACCTGATGCCGGGCACGTGGAGCCGGGAGACGGGGCTGTTCGTGGTGCCGTCCACGGGTGGAGTCGCGGCGCGCAAGCTGACGCGGGACGGGGAGCAGCCGCACTTCGGCGCGAAGTCGGACCGCGTGTACTTCCTGCACGTGGAGTCCAAGGACGTGGAGGACGTGCGCACGCTCAAGAGCATCGGGCTGGACGGCGGTGAGCCGCGCACGCACCTGACCAGCGGGGGCGCGCTGGAGATGCGCGTGTCGCCGGACGACCGGTGGGTGGCCTTCCGCGAGGACTTCAACGCGTACGTGACGCCGTTCGTGCGCGGCGCGAAGGAGGCCCGGGTGGGGCCGGGCTCGAAGGCGATGCCGGTGACGCAGCTGAGCCGTGACGCGGGCGAATACCTACACTGGTCCAGTCCGGGCGGGCGGCTGTCCCTGCACTGGGCGCTGGGGCCCAAGCTCTACACGCGGGCGCTGAAGGACGCGTTCACGTTCGTGGAGGGGGCGCCGAAGACGCTGCCGCCGCCGGAGGCGGACGGGGTGGACGTGGCGTTCTCCGCGAAGTCGGACGTGCCGGAGGGGACGCTGGCGTTGGTGGGCGGGCGGCTCGTCACGATGAAGGGCGAGCAGGTGGTGGAGGAGGGCGTGGTGGTGGTGAAGGGCAACCGCATCGTGGCGCTGGGCCCGGTGGGGAAGGTGGACGTGCCCGCGTCCGCGAAGATTGTCGACGTGAAGGGCAAGACGCTGATGCCGGGCCTGGTGGACGTGCACTGGCACGGGGCCATGGGCGTGGACGGGCTGATGCCGGAGCAGAGCTGGGTGCAGGCGGCGTCGCTGGCGTTCGGGGTGACGACGCTGCACGACCCGTCGAACCACTCGGAGACCATCTTCGCCGCGAGCGAGCTGGGCAAGGCGGGGATGCTGACGTCGCCGCGCATCTTCTCCACGGGCACCATCCTGTACGGCGCGGCGAGCGCGGACGCGCACGTCGAGATCGACACGCTGGACGACGCGCGCCGGCACCTGCGGCGGATGAAGGCGCTGGGGGCGTTCAGCGTGAAGAGCTACAACCAGCCCCGGCGCGACCAGCGGCAGAAGGTGCTCCAGGCGGCGCGCGAGCTGGACATGCTGGTGGTGCCCGAGGGCGGCTCGCTGCTCCAGCACAACCTGACCATGGTGGTGGACGGGCACACGGGGCTGGAGCACTCGCTGCCGGTGGCGCGCATCTACGACGACGTGCGCCAGCTCTGGAAGGGCACGAAGGTGGACTACACGCCGACGCTGGGCGTGGCCTACGGCGGGCTCATGGGGGAGAACTACTGGTACCAGAAGACGAACGTCTGGGAGGACACGCGCCTGTTGTCGTTCGTGCCCCGGCGCGTGGTGGACGGGCGTTCCCGGCGCCGCGTGATGATCCCGGACGAGGAGTTCAACCACCAGAACGTCGCGCGGGTGGCCAGGGAGCTGAACGACCTGGGCGTGAGCGTGCAGCTGGGCGCGCACGGCCAGCGTGAAGGCCTGGCGGCGCACTGGGAGCTGGCGATGTTCGTGCAGGGTGGCATGTCGCCGATGCAGGCCTTGCGCGCGGGCACGCTGAACGGCGCGCGGCACCTGGGCATGGACAAGGACCTGGGCTCGCTGGAGGTGGGGAAGCTGGCGGACCTGGTGGTGCTGGACAGGAACCCGCTGGAGGACATCTCCAACAGCCGCACGGTGCGCTACACGATGGTGAACGGGCGCCTGTACGACGCGAACACGCTGAACGAAGTGGGCACGCGGCAGCGCACGCGCGCGAAGTTCTACTTCGAGAAGGACGGCAACGAGGGCTGGAGCCCCCGGGCCAGCACGCACGCCAACGAACAGGTATGCGATTAG
- a CDS encoding hybrid sensor histidine kinase/response regulator gives MSVPPSDTEQALRAEVERLRLRLRAAGLEDGAGTPTATAVPETPALHDADAPRVQHEQLRLAQEAGGIGVFTLDIATHQLTVTPEFCRLYGLPRTDTVPAAVVEALALDEDRHRVSNAHTRATGQVPPSVEYRIRRPDTGEVRWIHRRASLVHDASGKPARLIGITQDVTEQQQAKEALRLANERVQLALNTEVIIGTWVWDVPDNRVVADERFARSFSLDPRQAREGLPIDQFMASMHPEDRPGVQAAIARTLQAGGSYRAEYRVRRADGVYWWVEASGHCVLSPDGAPLRFPGVLVDIDARKRAELRQAAMLEMADRLREASAPDTAAQLAMEVVGRLMGVPRAGYGTVDATHGLVLMHPNWVASPDVGRVEGVHRFHDYGVFLDDLLKGEVVAIPDVREDPRTASHAATLEQVGIRALFNIPLLEHGRFVAVLFLHDARPRPWTEDEIELTRNVADRVWATVSRLKALSELKQANETLEQRVAQRTRERDRVWNVSQDLLVVGSLDEGKLLSVNPAWTRMLGWTEEELLGRTSQWLERPEDYARTRDEVSRLAGGNPTLNFESAYRCKHGGYRRISWTAVPVPEDGVLYASGRDVTEQRQAEDQLRQAQKMEAVGKLTGGVAHDFNNLLQVVGGNLQLLQRDVAGNERGLQRVRSALGAVERGARLSGQLLAFSRRQPLEPRSLSLGRLMQGMDDLLRRALGEDVEVETVISGGLWNTLADPHQLENVILNLAINARDAMRGSGKLTLELSNASLDDHYAQAHPDVLAGPYVLLAVSDTGGGMTPEVLERAFEPFFTTKQEGRGTGLGLSMVYGFVKQSGGHVKLYSELGHGTTVKVYLPRAFQPEAPVTEVVTGPVEGGRETLLAVEDDADVRATVVELLTELGYRVLRAVDGQSALSILQSGVAVDLLFTDVVMPGPVRSPELARQAKALQPDIEVLFTSGYTENAIVHGGRLDPGVNLLSKPYRREDLARKVRALLDQRQQRLLTPKLQWPERAVEAPAATQEAARRMHVLLVEDDEDIRASASELLGLLGHAVMPVASAEEARVALAAEPFDVLFTDVTLPGMSGVELAREVALRKPAMRIIIASGHGRAALDGDPRQWLGVVVLPKPYALPQIQQALAQVAATAR, from the coding sequence ATGAGCGTGCCCCCTTCCGACACCGAACAGGCCCTGCGGGCCGAGGTCGAACGTCTGCGGCTCCGCCTGCGCGCCGCGGGGCTGGAGGACGGCGCCGGCACGCCCACCGCCACCGCGGTCCCGGAGACACCGGCGCTCCATGACGCCGACGCGCCGCGCGTGCAGCACGAACAGCTGCGGCTGGCGCAGGAGGCGGGCGGCATCGGCGTGTTCACGCTGGACATCGCCACCCACCAGCTGACGGTGACGCCGGAGTTCTGCCGGCTGTACGGCCTGCCGCGCACGGACACCGTGCCCGCGGCCGTCGTCGAGGCGCTCGCGCTGGACGAGGACCGGCACCGCGTGTCCAACGCGCACACGCGGGCCACGGGACAGGTGCCCCCGTCCGTGGAGTACCGCATCCGCCGGCCGGACACCGGGGAGGTGCGGTGGATCCACCGGCGGGCGTCGCTGGTGCACGACGCGTCCGGCAAGCCGGCGCGGCTCATCGGCATCACCCAGGACGTCACCGAGCAACAGCAGGCCAAGGAGGCCCTGCGCCTGGCGAACGAGCGCGTGCAGCTGGCGCTGAACACCGAGGTCATCATCGGCACCTGGGTGTGGGACGTGCCCGACAACCGCGTCGTCGCGGACGAGCGCTTCGCGCGCTCCTTCTCCCTGGACCCGCGGCAGGCGCGCGAGGGACTGCCCATTGATCAATTCATGGCGTCCATGCACCCGGAGGACCGGCCCGGCGTGCAGGCGGCCATCGCGCGCACGCTGCAGGCAGGCGGTTCGTACCGCGCCGAGTACCGCGTGCGCCGCGCCGACGGCGTGTACTGGTGGGTGGAGGCCAGCGGCCACTGCGTCCTGTCCCCGGACGGCGCGCCGCTGCGCTTTCCCGGCGTGCTGGTGGACATCGACGCGCGCAAGCGCGCGGAGCTGCGGCAGGCGGCGATGCTGGAGATGGCGGACCGGCTGCGCGAGGCCTCGGCCCCGGACACCGCCGCGCAGCTGGCCATGGAGGTGGTGGGGCGGCTGATGGGCGTGCCGCGCGCGGGCTACGGCACGGTGGACGCGACGCATGGGCTGGTGCTGATGCATCCGAACTGGGTGGCCTCGCCGGACGTGGGGCGCGTGGAGGGCGTGCACCGCTTCCACGACTACGGCGTGTTCCTGGACGACCTGCTCAAGGGCGAGGTGGTGGCCATCCCGGACGTGCGGGAGGACCCGCGCACGGCATCCCACGCGGCCACGCTGGAGCAGGTGGGCATCCGGGCGCTGTTCAACATCCCGCTCCTGGAGCACGGCCGGTTCGTGGCGGTGCTGTTCCTGCACGACGCGCGGCCGCGCCCGTGGACGGAGGATGAAATCGAGCTGACGCGCAACGTGGCCGACCGCGTGTGGGCGACGGTGTCCCGGCTCAAGGCGCTGTCGGAGCTGAAGCAGGCCAACGAGACGCTGGAGCAGCGCGTGGCGCAGCGCACGCGGGAGCGGGACCGCGTGTGGAACGTGTCCCAGGACCTGCTGGTGGTGGGGAGCCTGGACGAGGGGAAGCTCCTCAGCGTCAACCCGGCCTGGACGCGGATGCTGGGGTGGACGGAGGAGGAGCTGCTGGGCCGCACGTCGCAGTGGCTGGAGCGCCCGGAGGACTACGCGCGGACGCGCGACGAGGTGTCCCGCCTGGCGGGAGGAAATCCCACGCTGAACTTCGAGAGCGCCTACCGGTGCAAGCACGGCGGTTACCGGCGCATCTCCTGGACGGCGGTGCCGGTGCCCGAGGACGGCGTGCTGTACGCCAGCGGGCGCGACGTCACCGAGCAGCGGCAGGCGGAGGACCAGCTCCGGCAGGCGCAGAAGATGGAGGCGGTGGGGAAGCTCACGGGCGGCGTGGCGCACGACTTCAACAACCTGCTCCAGGTGGTGGGCGGAAATCTCCAGCTGCTCCAGCGCGACGTGGCGGGCAACGAGCGGGGCCTGCAGCGGGTGCGCTCGGCGCTGGGCGCGGTGGAGCGTGGGGCGCGGCTGTCGGGGCAGTTGCTGGCGTTCTCGCGGCGGCAGCCGCTGGAGCCGCGCTCGCTGAGCCTGGGCCGGCTGATGCAGGGCATGGACGACCTCCTGCGCCGCGCGCTGGGCGAGGACGTGGAGGTGGAGACGGTCATCAGCGGCGGGCTGTGGAACACGCTGGCGGATCCGCATCAGCTGGAGAACGTCATCCTCAACCTGGCCATCAACGCGCGCGACGCGATGCGGGGCAGCGGGAAGCTGACGCTGGAGCTGAGCAACGCGTCGCTGGACGACCACTACGCGCAGGCGCACCCGGACGTGCTGGCGGGGCCGTACGTGCTGCTGGCGGTGTCGGACACGGGCGGCGGCATGACGCCGGAGGTGCTGGAGCGCGCGTTCGAGCCCTTCTTCACGACGAAGCAGGAGGGCCGGGGCACGGGGCTGGGGCTGAGCATGGTGTACGGCTTCGTGAAGCAGTCCGGCGGGCACGTGAAGCTCTACAGCGAGCTGGGGCACGGCACGACGGTGAAGGTGTACCTGCCGCGCGCCTTCCAGCCGGAGGCGCCGGTGACGGAGGTGGTGACGGGGCCGGTGGAGGGCGGGCGGGAGACCCTCCTCGCGGTGGAGGACGACGCGGACGTGCGCGCGACGGTGGTGGAGCTCCTGACGGAGCTGGGCTACCGGGTGCTGCGCGCGGTGGACGGGCAGAGCGCGCTGTCCATCCTCCAGAGCGGCGTGGCCGTGGACCTGCTCTTCACGGACGTGGTGATGCCGGGGCCGGTGCGCAGCCCGGAGCTGGCGCGGCAGGCGAAGGCGCTGCAGCCGGACATCGAGGTGCTCTTCACGTCCGGCTACACGGAGAACGCCATCGTGCACGGCGGCCGGTTGGACCCCGGCGTGAACCTCCTGTCCAAGCCGTACCGGCGCGAGGACCTGGCGCGCAAGGTGCGGGCGCTGCTGGACCAACGGCAGCAGCGGCTGCTGACGCCGAAGCTCCAGTGGCCGGAGCGCGCGGTGGAGGCTCCGGCGGCGACGCAGGAGGCCGCGCGGCGGATGCACGTGCTGCTGGTGGAGGACGACGAGGACATCCGCGCGTCCGCCAGCGAGCTGCTGGGCCTGCTGGGGCACGCGGTGATGCCGGTGGCGAGCGCGGAGGAGGCGCGGGTGGCGCTGGCGGCGGAGCCGTTCGACGTGCTCTTCACGGACGTGACGCTGCCGGGCATGTCGGGCGTGGAGCTGGCGCGCGAGGTGGCGCTGCGCAAGCCCGCCATGCGCATCATCATCGCGTCCGGCCACGGCCGCGCGGCGCTGGACGGAGACCCTCGGCAGTGGCTGGGCGTGGTGGTGCTGCCCAAGCCCTACGCGCTGCCGCAGATTCAACAGGCCCTGGCCCAGGTGGCCGCGACGGCCCGCTGA
- a CDS encoding M20/M25/M40 family metallo-hydrolase translates to MSTSTFVLPVSLALRLLTSAAPQNTATAPSQDPAPKSPATSSVKAAPPAMSKLSAAQQTTAGRLVGPALAEGHAYARLAELTDGVGPRLSGSESAEAAVQWALRSFQADGVKAWKEPVKVPRWVRGEEHGEILPSERTRGLPLALLALGGSAPTPPEGITAEVVEVNSLEELAALGDKVKGRVVFFNHTMAEAADYGRFAGLRSRGPAAAAKQGAVAALVRSLATASLRTPHTGATRFDEGGPRLPAAAVSVEDALTLHRMLQGGAVKVRLVLGCSELPEADSSNVVAEVRGREKPDEVVLLGAHLDSWDVGTGAHDDGAGVVMVMEAARLIAKLPQAPRRTVRVVLFMNEENGLRGGRAYAEAHAKELPRHVAAIEMDAGGGRPLGVSLHAGPGGEALLRPWMAPLEGLGAAEFLVGHATGADLSPMEPAHVPFVGVRVDSSRYFDVHHSMADTLDKVDPQDLSRSTAAVTWMAYALAEAPGTLARPTAPEADVTPPGKK, encoded by the coding sequence GTGTCCACGTCCACCTTCGTCCTGCCCGTCTCGCTGGCCTTGCGTCTCCTCACGTCGGCGGCGCCCCAGAACACCGCCACCGCACCCTCCCAGGACCCCGCGCCGAAGTCGCCGGCCACGTCGTCGGTGAAGGCCGCGCCCCCGGCCATGTCGAAGCTGAGCGCCGCGCAGCAGACCACCGCGGGGCGGCTGGTGGGGCCCGCGCTCGCGGAAGGCCATGCGTACGCGCGGCTGGCGGAGCTGACGGACGGCGTGGGGCCGCGCCTGTCCGGCTCCGAGTCCGCGGAGGCCGCGGTGCAGTGGGCCCTGCGCTCCTTCCAGGCGGACGGGGTGAAGGCGTGGAAGGAGCCGGTGAAGGTGCCGCGCTGGGTGCGCGGCGAGGAGCACGGCGAAATCCTCCCCTCGGAGCGCACGCGCGGCCTGCCGCTGGCGCTCCTGGCCCTGGGCGGCAGCGCGCCCACGCCGCCGGAGGGCATCACGGCGGAGGTGGTGGAGGTGAACTCGCTGGAGGAGCTGGCGGCGCTGGGGGACAAGGTGAAGGGCCGCGTCGTGTTCTTCAACCACACCATGGCGGAGGCGGCGGACTACGGCCGCTTCGCGGGGCTGCGTAGCCGGGGCCCGGCGGCGGCGGCGAAGCAGGGCGCGGTGGCCGCGCTGGTGCGCTCGCTGGCCACGGCGTCGCTGCGCACGCCGCACACCGGGGCCACGCGCTTCGACGAGGGCGGCCCGCGCCTGCCCGCGGCGGCGGTGTCCGTGGAGGACGCGCTGACGCTGCACCGGATGCTCCAGGGCGGGGCGGTGAAGGTGCGGCTGGTGCTGGGGTGCTCGGAGCTGCCGGAGGCGGACTCGTCCAACGTGGTGGCGGAGGTGCGGGGCCGCGAGAAGCCGGACGAGGTGGTGCTGCTGGGCGCGCACCTGGACTCGTGGGACGTGGGCACGGGCGCGCATGACGACGGCGCGGGCGTGGTGATGGTGATGGAGGCCGCGCGGCTCATCGCGAAGCTGCCCCAGGCGCCCCGGCGCACGGTGCGCGTGGTGCTCTTCATGAACGAGGAGAACGGGCTGCGCGGAGGCCGCGCGTACGCGGAGGCGCACGCGAAGGAGCTGCCCAGGCACGTGGCCGCCATCGAGATGGACGCGGGCGGCGGGCGGCCCCTGGGCGTGAGCCTGCACGCGGGGCCGGGCGGTGAGGCGCTCTTGCGGCCGTGGATGGCGCCGCTGGAGGGGCTGGGCGCGGCCGAATTCCTGGTGGGCCACGCGACGGGCGCGGACCTGAGCCCCATGGAGCCCGCGCACGTGCCCTTCGTGGGCGTGCGCGTGGACAGCAGCCGCTACTTCGACGTGCACCACTCCATGGCGGACACGCTGGACAAGGTGGATCCCCAGGACCTGTCGCGCAGCACCGCGGCGGTGACGTGGATGGCGTACGCGCTGGCGGAGGCGCCGGGCACGCTCGCGCGGCCCACCGCGCCGGAGGCGGACGTGACGCCGCCGGGGAAGAAGTAG
- a CDS encoding MDR family MFS transporter: MAETTADTVPQPYAAPASERFSRSQKAFTLAGALLGLLLAALDQTIVATAGPTIQADLHIAPEHYPWLTTAYLVASTMMVPVWGKLSDLLGRRAVLVAGIAVFLTGSFLCGVSRSTLALILCRGVQGLGSAALFTGSLAVVADLFPPADRGKYQGLFGAVFGLSSVVGPLAGGFITDALGWHWVFFINLPVGALALALILLRMPPLKPEGVHGGKLDLPGAAALAVGVVPLLLALSLGHGAATPRAGGFAWGSAPILGLFALSAVGLGLFVWRERRAKEPLLEPSLFRLRAFSVGNAAVFTIGAVFLASVTFLPLFMVNVVGLSATHSGLTLTPLTLGVVAGNVLSGQLVSRMGRYKALMVGALLFLMGGFAVMGFTLTPDSSQAEVTVKMVLVGLGLGPSIPLYTVAVQNAVPQQRIGVATSATTFFRQLGMTVGVALLGTVFAGTLGRELNARTRQATQGLPPDVQRELHASAPGGLGGEDAPRGQRFQPEQVKAKLREGFEEERRQALREGPEARARVDADEARALSTVDHVERALKESFTRATMAVYRFAILVALAALFVTLLLPELPLRKGGPRKTPAEA, translated from the coding sequence ATGGCTGAGACCACCGCCGACACCGTCCCGCAGCCCTACGCCGCGCCGGCGTCCGAGCGGTTCAGCCGCTCCCAGAAGGCGTTCACGCTGGCGGGGGCGCTCCTGGGGCTGCTGCTGGCGGCGCTGGACCAGACCATCGTCGCCACGGCGGGGCCCACCATCCAGGCGGACCTCCACATCGCGCCGGAGCACTACCCGTGGCTCACCACCGCGTACCTGGTGGCCTCCACGATGATGGTGCCCGTGTGGGGCAAGCTGTCGGACCTACTGGGCCGCCGCGCGGTGCTGGTGGCTGGCATCGCCGTGTTCCTCACCGGCAGCTTCCTGTGCGGCGTGTCCCGCTCCACGCTCGCGCTCATCCTCTGCCGCGGGGTGCAGGGGCTGGGCAGCGCGGCCCTCTTCACCGGCTCATTGGCGGTGGTGGCGGACCTGTTCCCGCCGGCCGACCGGGGCAAGTACCAGGGCCTGTTCGGCGCGGTGTTCGGCCTGTCCAGCGTCGTTGGCCCGCTGGCCGGCGGCTTCATCACCGACGCGCTGGGCTGGCACTGGGTGTTCTTCATCAACCTGCCGGTGGGCGCGCTCGCGCTGGCGCTCATCCTCCTGCGCATGCCGCCGCTCAAGCCGGAGGGCGTGCACGGCGGGAAGCTGGACCTCCCGGGCGCGGCGGCGCTGGCGGTGGGCGTGGTGCCGCTCTTGCTCGCGCTCAGCCTGGGCCATGGCGCGGCGACGCCCCGGGCCGGAGGGTTCGCGTGGGGTTCCGCGCCCATCCTGGGGCTGTTCGCGCTGTCGGCGGTGGGCCTGGGCCTCTTCGTGTGGCGGGAGCGCCGCGCGAAGGAGCCGCTGCTGGAGCCGTCGCTGTTCCGCCTGCGCGCGTTCTCCGTGGGCAACGCGGCGGTGTTCACCATTGGCGCGGTGTTCCTGGCGTCCGTCACCTTCCTGCCGCTGTTCATGGTGAACGTGGTGGGGCTGTCCGCGACGCACTCCGGGCTGACGCTCACGCCGCTGACGCTGGGCGTGGTGGCGGGCAACGTGCTGTCCGGGCAGCTGGTGTCGCGGATGGGCCGCTACAAGGCGCTGATGGTGGGGGCGCTCTTGTTCCTCATGGGCGGCTTCGCGGTGATGGGCTTCACGCTGACGCCCGACTCCAGCCAGGCGGAGGTCACGGTGAAGATGGTGCTGGTGGGCCTGGGCCTGGGCCCGTCCATCCCGCTCTACACCGTGGCGGTGCAGAACGCCGTGCCGCAGCAGCGCATTGGCGTGGCCACGTCCGCGACCACGTTCTTCCGGCAGCTGGGCATGACGGTGGGCGTGGCGCTGCTGGGCACCGTGTTCGCGGGCACGCTGGGCCGGGAGCTGAACGCGCGCACGCGGCAGGCCACGCAAGGACTGCCCCCGGACGTGCAACGGGAGCTGCACGCGTCCGCGCCAGGAGGCCTGGGCGGCGAGGACGCGCCGCGGGGCCAGCGGTTCCAGCCGGAGCAGGTGAAGGCGAAGCTGCGGGAGGGCTTCGAGGAGGAGCGGCGACAGGCCCTGCGGGAGGGACCCGAGGCCCGCGCGCGCGTGGACGCGGACGAGGCCCGCGCGCTGTCCACGGTGGACCACGTGGAGCGCGCGCTCAAGGAGTCCTTCACCCGCGCGACGATGGCGGTGTACCGCTTCGCCATCCTCGTCGCGCTGGCGGCCCTGTTCGTCACGCTGCTGCTTCCGGAGCTGCCGCTCCGGAAGGGCGGGCCGCGCAAGACCCCGGCGGAGGCGTAG